A genomic stretch from Camarhynchus parvulus chromosome 11, STF_HiC, whole genome shotgun sequence includes:
- the GINS3 gene encoding DNA replication complex GINS protein PSF3 codes for MSEAYFPVGPGLGMEENFLSLDDILMSQEKLPGRAESALPRLAVLMGQGASSAESVPEGSKLEIPLWLAKGLHDSKRRIISVELPKIYKEAWRTVFSADANVVDLHKMGPYYYGFGSQLLNFENPENPEIAQTILQTFVARFRRIMDSSQNAYNEDTSALVARLDELERALFQVGQKGLNDFQCWEKGQASQITASSLVQNYGKRKLTEVDG; via the exons ATGTCCGAGGCGTATTTCCCCGTGGGCCCCGGGCTGGGCATGGAGGAGAATTTCCTCTCGTTGGACGATATCCTGATGTCGCAGGAGAAGCTGCCGGGGCGCGCCGAGAGCGCGCTGCCGCGCCTGGCCGTGTTAATGGGGCAGGGCGCCAGCAGCGCCGAGTCCGTCCCGGAG GGATCGAAGCTGGAAATCCCTCTGTGGCTTGCTAAAGGGCTGCATGACAGCAAAAGGAGAATCATCTCTGTGGAGCTGCCAAAGATTTACAAGGAAGCCTGGAGGACGGTGTTCAGTGCTGATGCCAATGTGGTTGATCTGCATAAAATGGGGCCCTACTACTATGGGTTTGGCTCACAGCTCCTGAATTTTGAGAATCCAGAGAATCCTGAGATAGCTCAGACTATCCTGCAG ACGTTCGTTGCCCGTTTCCGCCGCATCATGGACTCCTCTCAGAACGCCTACAACGAGGACACGTCTGCGCTGGTGGCACGCCTGGATGAGCTGGAAAGGGCTCTCTTTCAAGTGGGCCAGAAAGGGCTGAATGACTTccagtgctgggaaaagggacaggCTTCTCAAATCACAGCTTCCAGTCTGGTGCAGAACTACGGGAAAAGGAAGCTCACAGAAGTGGATGGTTAA